The following proteins come from a genomic window of Corallococcus sp. NCRR:
- the dps gene encoding DNA starvation/stationary phase protection protein Dps, whose protein sequence is MYTTSHVNLPQDAREELIDMLNTLLANAIDLHWQVKQAHWNIRGTHFYSRHLLFDEVAKHARKHADSYAERAGALGGYAQGTIRLATNNSQLPEYDLQAVDGEAHIRALVERVGRYAASVRDGITKSDDVNDPVTADLLTQTLGETEEDLWFLESHLNGDARAGVSMPPKGGGRRGRQAEDISQATT, encoded by the coding sequence ATGTACACGACCAGCCACGTGAACCTTCCCCAGGACGCGCGCGAAGAGCTCATCGACATGCTCAACACGCTGCTCGCCAACGCCATCGACCTGCACTGGCAGGTGAAGCAGGCCCACTGGAACATCCGGGGCACGCACTTCTACAGCCGCCACCTGCTCTTCGACGAAGTGGCCAAGCACGCGCGCAAGCACGCGGACTCGTACGCCGAGCGTGCGGGCGCGCTGGGCGGCTACGCCCAGGGCACCATCCGCCTGGCCACCAACAACAGCCAACTGCCCGAATACGACCTGCAGGCCGTGGACGGCGAGGCCCACATCCGCGCGCTGGTGGAGCGCGTGGGCCGCTACGCCGCCAGCGTCCGCGACGGCATCACCAAGTCGGATGACGTGAACGACCCCGTCACCGCGGACCTCCTCACCCAGACCCTGGGCGAGACCGAGGAGGACCTCTGGTTCCTGGAGAGCCACCTCAACGGCGACGCGCGCGCGGGGGTCTCCATGCCCCCCAAGGGCGGCGGCCGCCGGGGCCGTCAGGCCGAGGACATCAGCCAGGCCACCACCTGA
- a CDS encoding flavin monoamine oxidase family protein: MGESADVVVIGAGVAGLTAARDIARTGATVAVLEARDRVGGRTLTRELGGGLVDLGGQWVGPRQRHVLKLADGLGLQRFPQHHQGTKVLEVRGERRTYQGKVPSLPLLSLLDLQRIVWKLDGLAKRVPREQPAAAPKAAEWDALTVEEWKQRHVPTWGARAALDIATRAVFAAEPSELSFLSFLSYVHSNGGLMPLTEIEGGAQAERFVGGAQSLSQRLAEALPEDRVVLSAPVKAVLQDARGVTATTEDGRTFRARYAVVATPPALAARIDFGADLPPGRRRAHADIPMGSVIKVVATYATPFWREAGLSGEAVSDVGPVRLCFDDCGPQGHHPALVGFFLGDTARAWTGRPAEDLHRAALADFARFFGPQALSPLAIAALDWKQEAFSAGCYVGLPRPGTLTAMGDALRAPFGRVHWAGTETAIEGRGYLDGAVESGERAATEVAARLTAPGAG, translated from the coding sequence ATGGGTGAAAGCGCGGACGTGGTCGTCATCGGCGCGGGCGTCGCGGGACTCACCGCGGCCCGGGACATCGCTCGCACCGGCGCCACCGTCGCCGTGCTGGAGGCGCGCGACCGCGTGGGGGGCCGCACCCTCACCCGCGAGCTGGGCGGCGGGCTCGTGGACCTGGGCGGCCAGTGGGTGGGCCCCCGGCAGCGCCACGTGCTCAAGCTCGCGGATGGCCTGGGCCTCCAGCGCTTCCCCCAGCACCACCAGGGCACCAAGGTGCTGGAGGTGCGCGGCGAGCGCCGCACGTACCAGGGCAAGGTCCCGTCCCTGCCCCTCCTGTCGCTGCTGGATTTGCAGCGCATCGTCTGGAAGCTGGATGGGCTGGCGAAGCGCGTCCCTCGCGAACAGCCCGCCGCCGCGCCGAAGGCCGCCGAGTGGGACGCCCTCACCGTGGAGGAGTGGAAGCAGCGCCACGTGCCCACCTGGGGCGCCCGCGCCGCGCTGGACATCGCCACCCGCGCGGTGTTCGCGGCGGAGCCCTCCGAGCTGTCCTTCCTGAGCTTCCTCTCCTACGTGCACTCCAACGGCGGCCTCATGCCGCTCACCGAAATCGAGGGCGGCGCGCAGGCGGAGCGCTTCGTGGGCGGAGCGCAATCGCTTTCACAGAGGCTGGCGGAGGCGTTGCCCGAGGACCGCGTCGTCCTCTCCGCGCCCGTGAAGGCCGTGCTCCAGGACGCTCGCGGCGTCACCGCCACCACGGAGGACGGCCGGACCTTCCGCGCGAGATACGCGGTGGTGGCCACGCCGCCCGCGCTCGCGGCGCGCATCGACTTTGGCGCGGACCTGCCGCCGGGCCGCCGCCGCGCGCACGCGGACATCCCCATGGGCAGCGTCATCAAGGTCGTGGCCACCTACGCCACGCCCTTCTGGCGCGAAGCGGGCCTGTCCGGCGAGGCCGTCAGCGACGTGGGCCCGGTGCGCCTGTGCTTCGATGACTGCGGCCCCCAGGGCCACCACCCCGCGCTCGTGGGCTTCTTCCTGGGCGACACGGCCCGCGCGTGGACCGGCCGCCCCGCGGAAGACCTCCACCGTGCGGCGCTCGCGGACTTCGCGCGCTTCTTCGGCCCCCAGGCCCTGTCACCCTTGGCCATCGCCGCGCTGGACTGGAAGCAGGAGGCGTTCAGCGCCGGCTGCTACGTGGGCCTGCCCCGCCCCGGCACCCTCACCGCCATGGGCGACGCGCTGCGGGCCCCGTTCGGCCGCGTGCACTGGGCGGGCACCGAGACGGCCATCGAGGGCCGTGGCTACCTGGACGGCGCGGTGGAGTCCGGCGAGCGTGCCGCCACGGAGGTCGCCGCCCGACTGACCGCCCCCGGCGCGGGCTGA
- a CDS encoding DUF4442 domain-containing protein — translation MRAGRQQGRVEDRMFALEMVEKVRQVSPGAANALTTLAVKNIVPLAKAMGYRVDEVTDARVKATVPLDRKTKNHVGSVYLGAQVTVMELTMGVMLFRRFPPSQYKMLVNRMEVAFHAKAKTAVSAVCEPGEELLQKLASELRATGDKAEAWIPVRLLGTDGQCVAESRFLAVFKRG, via the coding sequence ATGCGCGCGGGACGTCAGCAGGGAAGGGTGGAGGACCGGATGTTCGCGTTGGAGATGGTGGAGAAGGTGCGGCAGGTGTCGCCGGGCGCGGCGAACGCGCTGACGACGTTGGCGGTGAAGAACATCGTCCCGCTGGCGAAGGCCATGGGCTACCGCGTGGACGAGGTGACGGACGCGCGCGTGAAGGCCACGGTGCCGCTGGACCGCAAGACGAAGAACCACGTGGGCAGCGTGTACCTGGGCGCCCAGGTGACGGTGATGGAGCTGACGATGGGCGTGATGCTCTTCCGCCGCTTCCCGCCCAGCCAGTACAAGATGCTGGTCAACCGCATGGAGGTCGCCTTCCACGCGAAGGCGAAGACGGCGGTGAGCGCGGTGTGCGAGCCTGGAGAGGAGCTGCTCCAGAAGCTCGCGTCGGAGCTGCGCGCGACGGGCGACAAGGCGGAGGCGTGGATCCCCGTGCGCCTGCTGGGCACGGACGGCCAGTGCGTCGCCGAGTCGCGCTTCCTGGCCGTCTTCAAGCGCGGGTAG
- a CDS encoding esterase/lipase family protein — MSVKHHVYLVPGFFGFTNLGELLYFGHAYEFLKQDLARRGVDAEVVTIVSHPTASIRQRTADLLKAVSETASGDDGPIHLVGHSTGGLDARLFVSPGAQVSDALELEPFARRVRSVVTLSAPHAGTPLATFFLGLFGQQLLKLLSLFTMYVLRFGRLPLSVVFRFGHLMSRADDQLGWKATLLDQLFDQLLGDFSSERRDAVTKFLWDVGRDTSLIPQLTPEGIDLFNGGTHDRPGVRYGSVVTQARPPSLRTRLAAGLDPYAQLTHTIYAFVYGQTQRMPLTQLPLHTPAQTAALVQAYGAMPGPTACDGIVPTRSQVYGRVLTAVRADHLDAIGHFDQPAHQPPHVDWLISGSGFRRPQFEAMWKTIGDFLMEEEPAK; from the coding sequence ATGTCCGTGAAGCACCACGTCTACCTCGTCCCTGGATTCTTCGGCTTCACCAACCTGGGCGAGCTCCTCTACTTCGGCCACGCGTACGAGTTCCTGAAGCAGGACCTCGCCCGCCGGGGAGTCGACGCGGAGGTGGTGACGATCGTCTCGCACCCCACGGCCTCCATCCGCCAGCGCACCGCGGACCTGCTCAAGGCCGTGAGCGAGACGGCCTCCGGGGACGACGGCCCCATCCACCTGGTGGGCCACTCCACCGGCGGCCTGGACGCCCGCCTGTTCGTCTCCCCCGGCGCGCAGGTGTCGGACGCGCTGGAGCTGGAGCCCTTCGCGCGCCGCGTGCGCTCCGTGGTGACGCTGTCCGCGCCCCACGCGGGCACGCCGCTGGCCACGTTCTTCCTGGGCCTCTTCGGCCAGCAACTCCTGAAGCTGCTGTCGCTGTTCACCATGTACGTGCTGAGGTTCGGCCGGCTGCCCCTGAGCGTGGTGTTCCGCTTCGGCCACCTGATGTCGCGCGCGGATGATCAGCTGGGGTGGAAGGCCACGCTGCTGGATCAGCTCTTCGACCAGCTCTTGGGGGACTTCTCCAGCGAGCGGCGCGACGCGGTGACGAAGTTCCTGTGGGACGTGGGCCGCGACACGTCGCTCATCCCCCAGCTCACGCCGGAGGGCATCGACCTGTTCAACGGCGGCACGCATGACCGGCCCGGCGTGCGCTACGGCTCCGTGGTGACGCAGGCCCGGCCGCCGTCCCTGCGCACGCGCCTGGCCGCGGGCCTGGACCCTTACGCGCAGCTCACGCACACCATCTACGCGTTCGTGTACGGCCAGACGCAGCGGATGCCGCTCACGCAGCTTCCCCTGCACACGCCCGCGCAGACGGCGGCGCTGGTGCAGGCCTACGGCGCCATGCCCGGCCCCACCGCGTGCGACGGCATCGTGCCCACGCGCTCGCAGGTGTACGGCCGCGTGCTGACGGCGGTGCGCGCGGACCACCTGGATGCCATTGGCCACTTCGACCAGCCGGCGCACCAGCCCCCGCACGTGGACTGGCTCATCTCCGGCTCCGGCTTCCGCCGCCCCCAGTTCGAGGCGATGTGGAAGACCATTGGCGACTTCCTGATGGAAGAGGAACCGGCGAAGTAG
- a CDS encoding S46 family peptidase, protein MYRTLLALGLLSSLPAAAEEGMWTYDAFPAAQVKKAYGFEPTQAWLDKVRLGSVRLAGGCSASFVSPDGLVMTNHHCVRSCIEELTTAKDDLLAKGFQAKSAKEERRCPKIEANQLVEMTDVTERMNTATKGLTGAAFNTALKKEMAAVEAACTTGADVRCDVVTLYNGGRYQLYKYRRFQDVRLVFAPEFSMAAFGGDADNFNFPRYGYDVSFVRVWQDDAPAKSPDYLPWAKEGAKEGDLVFVSGHPGGTERKSTVAELEFQRDVALPQTLLQLSEMRGALREFTSASPERFRVARSSLRGVENGLKALKGRQETLADPAVLARKRQEEAELRKRIDANPQAKALTQGMWEETAQALDVWRKSMNDYRMKGAGDAFRSDLFSYAQALVRAADELPKANAERLREYTDGQLPALRQRLLREAPIPAELETLTLTFGFNKLRETLGADDPFVRLVLAKEAPADLAKALVKGSKLGDVKVRKALLEGGKAAVDASKDPMIVLARRVDAETRASRKRYEDTVEAVLKRNGERLAKAYLLVNGTAGAPDATFTLRLNYGQVKGWDDNGKAVPALTTFGGAYGRDTGKEPFKLPAPWVKAKGKVPDVTPLDMATTNDIIGGNSGSPVVNRDGQVVGLIFDGNLPSLGGRYLYVPETNRAVAVHGDGIMAALEHVYGATRVVNELKGAQAASAAPAR, encoded by the coding sequence GTGTACCGCACACTGCTCGCGCTTGGCCTGCTGTCGTCCCTCCCCGCCGCGGCGGAAGAGGGCATGTGGACCTACGACGCCTTTCCCGCCGCCCAGGTGAAGAAGGCCTACGGCTTCGAGCCGACCCAGGCGTGGCTGGACAAGGTGCGCCTAGGCTCCGTGCGGCTCGCGGGCGGCTGCTCCGCCAGCTTCGTGTCGCCGGACGGCCTGGTGATGACGAACCACCACTGCGTGCGCAGCTGCATCGAAGAGCTGACGACCGCGAAGGACGACCTCTTGGCGAAGGGCTTCCAGGCGAAGTCAGCGAAGGAGGAGCGCCGCTGTCCCAAGATTGAAGCCAACCAACTGGTGGAGATGACGGACGTCACCGAGCGGATGAACACGGCGACGAAGGGCCTGACCGGCGCGGCCTTCAACACCGCGCTCAAGAAGGAGATGGCCGCGGTGGAGGCCGCGTGCACCACCGGCGCGGACGTGCGGTGCGACGTGGTGACGCTCTACAACGGCGGCAGGTACCAGCTCTACAAGTACCGCCGCTTCCAGGACGTGCGGCTCGTGTTCGCGCCGGAGTTCTCCATGGCGGCGTTCGGCGGGGACGCGGACAACTTCAACTTCCCGCGCTACGGCTACGACGTGTCCTTCGTGCGCGTGTGGCAGGACGACGCGCCGGCCAAGAGCCCGGACTACCTGCCGTGGGCGAAGGAGGGCGCGAAGGAGGGAGACCTCGTCTTCGTCTCCGGCCACCCGGGCGGCACGGAGCGCAAGAGCACGGTGGCGGAGCTGGAGTTCCAGCGCGACGTGGCGCTGCCCCAGACGCTGCTCCAGTTGTCGGAGATGCGCGGCGCGCTGCGCGAGTTCACCAGCGCGTCGCCGGAGCGCTTCCGCGTGGCGCGCTCCAGCCTGCGCGGCGTGGAGAACGGGCTGAAGGCGCTGAAGGGCCGGCAGGAGACGCTGGCGGATCCGGCGGTCCTCGCGCGCAAGCGGCAGGAGGAGGCGGAGCTGAGGAAGCGCATCGACGCGAACCCCCAGGCCAAGGCGCTGACGCAGGGCATGTGGGAGGAGACGGCGCAGGCGCTGGACGTGTGGCGCAAGTCGATGAACGACTACCGGATGAAGGGCGCGGGGGACGCGTTCCGCTCCGACCTGTTCTCCTACGCGCAGGCGCTGGTGCGCGCGGCGGATGAACTGCCGAAGGCCAACGCGGAGCGCCTGCGCGAGTACACCGACGGCCAGCTGCCGGCGCTCAGGCAGCGGCTCCTGCGCGAAGCGCCCATCCCGGCGGAGCTGGAGACGCTGACGCTGACGTTCGGCTTCAACAAGCTGCGCGAGACGCTGGGCGCGGATGATCCGTTCGTGCGGCTGGTGCTGGCGAAGGAGGCCCCGGCGGACCTGGCGAAGGCGCTGGTGAAGGGCTCGAAGCTGGGCGACGTGAAGGTGCGCAAGGCGCTGCTGGAGGGCGGCAAGGCGGCGGTGGACGCGTCGAAGGACCCGATGATCGTCCTGGCGCGCAGGGTGGACGCGGAGACGCGCGCGTCGCGCAAGCGCTACGAGGACACGGTGGAGGCGGTGCTCAAGCGCAACGGCGAGCGGCTGGCGAAGGCGTACCTGCTGGTGAACGGCACGGCGGGCGCTCCGGACGCGACGTTCACGCTGCGGCTCAACTACGGGCAGGTGAAGGGCTGGGATGACAACGGCAAGGCCGTGCCCGCGCTGACCACGTTCGGCGGTGCCTACGGGCGCGACACGGGCAAGGAGCCCTTCAAGCTGCCGGCGCCGTGGGTGAAGGCGAAGGGGAAGGTGCCGGACGTGACGCCGCTGGACATGGCGACGACCAACGACATCATCGGCGGCAACTCCGGCTCGCCGGTGGTGAACCGGGACGGGCAGGTGGTGGGGCTCATCTTCGACGGCAACCTGCCGTCGCTGGGAGGCCGCTACCTCTACGTGCCGGAGACGAACCGCGCGGTGGCGGTGCACGGCGACGGCATCATGGCCGCGCTGGAGCACGTCTACGGTGCCACCCGCGTGGTCAACGAGCTGAAGGGCGCGCAGGCGGCGTCCGCGGCTCCGGCCCGCTGA
- a CDS encoding adenylate/guanylate cyclase domain-containing protein, which translates to MVVEAPEPRTMSAIMFTDMEAPAGQRWRDESLQQALHEEHGQLVRGLLARHGGREVKRMEEGGFLLEFESGPPAVAFALEWRDAVDARNRAVPTERRMSVRAGAHLGMVVHRDGDVFGEGVNLAARIESLARPGTVYVSETVAAQLEGRLKAPPVKLGRNELKNIRLPVAVFRIDSPAEGRGERALLSRVRSLLGRKRERADG; encoded by the coding sequence ATGGTGGTGGAGGCCCCGGAGCCCCGGACGATGTCGGCCATCATGTTCACGGACATGGAGGCCCCCGCAGGTCAACGCTGGCGAGATGAGTCGCTACAACAAGCGCTGCACGAGGAGCACGGCCAACTGGTGCGCGGACTGCTCGCACGCCACGGTGGCCGCGAGGTGAAGCGGATGGAGGAGGGCGGCTTCCTCCTGGAGTTCGAGTCGGGCCCGCCCGCGGTGGCCTTCGCGCTGGAGTGGCGCGACGCCGTGGATGCCCGCAACCGCGCCGTGCCCACCGAGCGCCGGATGTCCGTCCGCGCGGGCGCGCACCTGGGCATGGTGGTGCACCGCGACGGCGACGTGTTCGGGGAAGGCGTCAACCTGGCGGCCCGCATCGAGTCCCTGGCGCGTCCGGGCACCGTCTACGTCAGCGAGACGGTGGCCGCGCAACTGGAGGGACGGCTGAAGGCGCCTCCCGTGAAGCTGGGCCGCAACGAATTGAAGAACATCCGGCTGCCGGTGGCGGTGTTCCGCATCGACTCGCCGGCGGAGGGCCGCGGCGAGCGGGCGCTCCTGTCGCGCGTGCGTTCACTGCTGGGCCGTAAGCGCGAGCGCGCGGACGGTTGA
- a CDS encoding glutathione S-transferase family protein, whose amino-acid sequence MSELTLVVGSKNYSSWSLRPYLALAHTGQPFREVLVPLDTPETAALIAMHSPSGRVPVLKHGDTVVWDSLSICEYLAEAFPEAKLWPEDRAMRAMARSVTSEMHSGFTALRTNLPMDLTARKTVPGVDAPGVHADIARIQALWAGCRERYGKGGPFLFGAFSIADAFFAPVITRFVTYGVPFRPENAAYRDAVLGLPAMLKWTEAAQGEPPLQRYR is encoded by the coding sequence ATGTCCGAGCTCACCCTGGTCGTTGGTTCCAAGAACTACTCCTCGTGGTCGCTGCGCCCCTACCTGGCCCTGGCCCACACCGGCCAGCCGTTCCGGGAGGTGCTGGTGCCGCTGGACACGCCGGAGACGGCGGCGCTCATCGCCATGCATTCGCCCAGCGGCCGGGTGCCGGTGCTCAAGCACGGCGACACGGTGGTGTGGGATTCGCTGTCCATCTGCGAGTACCTGGCCGAGGCCTTCCCGGAAGCGAAGCTGTGGCCGGAGGACCGCGCGATGCGCGCGATGGCGCGCTCGGTGACGTCGGAGATGCACTCGGGCTTCACGGCGCTGCGCACGAACCTCCCCATGGACCTCACCGCGCGCAAGACGGTGCCGGGCGTGGACGCGCCGGGCGTGCACGCGGACATCGCGCGCATCCAGGCGCTGTGGGCGGGCTGCCGCGAGCGCTACGGCAAGGGCGGGCCCTTCCTCTTCGGCGCCTTCTCCATCGCGGACGCGTTCTTCGCGCCCGTCATCACCCGCTTCGTCACCTACGGCGTCCCGTTCCGTCCGGAGAACGCCGCGTACCGCGACGCGGTGCTGGGCCTGCCCGCGATGCTCAAGTGGACGGAGGCCGCCCAGGGCGAGCCGCCGCTCCAGCGTTACCGGTAG
- a CDS encoding type II toxin-antitoxin system HipA family toxin, with the protein MIRPTDIEVAEVWRESTHVGSITRTAHGSIFEYAADFFEQHAARPGGIAVHLPYSRRRTETLGANLHTYFAGLLPEGLRLRALLQNVKTSEDDLLSLLVAAGADTVGDLSVVPQGQPLPRPSPRGAKWKPESVLFTDLFAQSLPRLGTENTEPTIPGVQEKLSASTISFPVSSSGQRDYILKLNPRDKPELVRNEHFFMGMAKQCGLRVATTRLIHDRDGNDGLLVERFDRRWEKAEKRLRRIHQEDACQFLNRYTSDKYRLTCAAIAEGLRENCAAPVPELARFLHLLAFSYLIGNGDLHAKNVSILAEGPGGGFRLSPAYDLLTTLPYGDHRMALKFEGRDDNFRRAHFIAFGERYGVNAKAVSTLLDKLCVSAEPWLERLEEIGFDARRTDFLRRTMHKRLQDLRAP; encoded by the coding sequence ATGATCCGCCCGACCGACATCGAGGTCGCGGAGGTGTGGCGCGAGTCCACCCATGTCGGCTCCATCACCCGGACCGCTCACGGCTCCATCTTCGAGTACGCGGCGGACTTCTTCGAGCAACACGCTGCAAGGCCTGGCGGCATCGCGGTCCACCTGCCCTACTCGAGACGCCGCACCGAGACCCTGGGCGCCAACCTCCACACCTACTTCGCGGGACTCCTTCCTGAAGGACTGCGCCTGCGGGCCCTCCTCCAGAACGTCAAGACGTCGGAAGACGACCTGCTCAGCCTGCTGGTGGCGGCGGGGGCCGATACCGTGGGGGACCTCTCCGTCGTTCCCCAGGGACAGCCCCTCCCGCGCCCCAGCCCTCGCGGAGCGAAATGGAAGCCCGAGTCCGTTCTCTTCACGGACCTCTTCGCCCAGAGCCTCCCGCGGCTGGGGACGGAGAACACCGAGCCAACGATTCCAGGCGTCCAGGAGAAGCTCTCCGCCTCCACCATCTCGTTCCCGGTGTCTTCGTCGGGGCAGCGTGACTACATCCTGAAGCTCAACCCGAGGGACAAGCCCGAGCTCGTGCGCAACGAGCACTTCTTCATGGGCATGGCGAAGCAGTGCGGCTTGCGCGTCGCCACCACGCGGCTCATCCATGACCGCGATGGGAACGACGGGCTGCTCGTCGAGCGCTTTGATCGCCGTTGGGAAAAGGCGGAGAAGCGCCTGCGCCGCATCCACCAGGAGGATGCCTGTCAGTTCCTCAATCGCTATACCAGCGACAAGTACCGGCTCACCTGCGCAGCCATCGCCGAGGGCCTTCGCGAGAACTGCGCCGCGCCCGTCCCCGAGCTTGCGCGCTTCCTCCACCTGCTCGCGTTCAGCTACCTCATCGGGAATGGGGACCTGCACGCCAAGAACGTGAGCATCCTGGCGGAGGGGCCCGGAGGCGGTTTCCGTTTGTCACCCGCCTATGACCTGCTGACCACCCTGCCCTACGGCGATCACCGCATGGCCCTGAAGTTCGAGGGGCGCGACGACAACTTCCGGCGCGCGCACTTCATCGCTTTTGGCGAGCGCTACGGCGTGAACGCGAAGGCCGTCAGCACCCTGCTCGACAAGCTGTGCGTCAGCGCGGAGCCCTGGCTGGAGCGCCTGGAGGAGATTGGCTTCGACGCGCGCCGCACGGACTTCCTGCGGCGGACGATGCACAAGCGCCTCCAGGACCTCCGCGCTCCGTAA
- a CDS encoding HAD family hydrolase → MSAVPAVKAVLLDLGNVLVFHDNALLFARLAARAGLEPQEAARRLTGAGWTAANRGLLDAEGIRQDVCGALGVDLPMQEFAPLWSSHFQVHDAVLPRVEGLAGRVKRVLVSNTNALHVAYLKPLLPVLQRFDALVMSCEVGHVKPEPAIYQLALQKAGCAPDEAVFFDDLPEFVDAARALGLRGFVFTDAPTFDAQLKSLGL, encoded by the coding sequence GTGTCCGCCGTCCCCGCCGTGAAGGCCGTGTTGCTGGACCTGGGCAACGTGCTGGTGTTCCACGACAACGCGCTGCTCTTCGCGCGGCTCGCGGCGCGGGCGGGGCTGGAGCCGCAGGAGGCCGCCAGAAGGCTCACCGGCGCGGGCTGGACGGCGGCGAACCGGGGCCTGCTGGACGCGGAGGGCATCCGCCAGGACGTCTGCGGCGCGCTGGGTGTGGACCTGCCCATGCAGGAGTTCGCGCCCCTCTGGAGCAGCCACTTCCAGGTCCACGACGCGGTGCTGCCCCGCGTGGAGGGGCTGGCGGGCCGCGTGAAGCGGGTGCTGGTGTCCAACACCAACGCGCTGCACGTGGCCTACCTGAAGCCGTTGTTGCCCGTGCTCCAGCGCTTCGACGCGCTGGTGATGAGCTGCGAGGTGGGGCACGTGAAGCCGGAGCCGGCCATCTACCAGCTCGCGCTCCAGAAGGCGGGCTGCGCGCCGGACGAGGCCGTCTTCTTCGACGACCTGCCGGAGTTCGTGGACGCGGCCCGCGCGCTGGGGCTGCGCGGGTTCGTCTTCACGGACGCGCCCACGTTCGACGCGCAGCTGAAGTCGCTGGGGCTGTGA
- a CDS encoding methyl-accepting chemotaxis protein, with amino-acid sequence MPSFKLPSLTLRGRLLLYMTLVSCVPLLALTGLQDKLMRQQTEAQIHTSLRMEAEGFKDLLESTLAEREASAHSWAEDPVLRQALRTKDPAASDAMLSLLQRRYLTLNGIVLFSDDGAAVSASTPALREAYAGSAEAVRKAPWFQKAQAGATTAEGVEAEDPIYSVHVLPLAVPVMDERGQRLGVLLAAFDWGQVGELVKPALARAQLRGHASFSVEIQGADGRTLFDTRPGEHDDTGRVAVTAVNGSEVRDVGDGWRFIAQVDPAEAYAPLNGMRRLVLGLAAIFVAAVGLGSWVLARGITRPLRALGEVVRRVVKEGDLTQEMEVKAGRDEVGELTQAFAQMMKNLRETATSLQEGTHVLSETVAELNLASEVQERNVARQAAALQETQVTAQEIKQTSLLAAEKAETVLGVASRAEEVGRAGEVAIRDSLDGFQGLHEQSGEMAMRIVQLNERTQQIGGITQTVKDLADQSNMLALNAAIEAVRSGEHGKGFSVVAREIRNLADQSIQATEKVRDILGDLGHAIISTAKMTEQSHSSVAEGLEQVRTSGEHLKELATIVQDNAAAARQIAGAVNQQNAGIAQIFSAVTDLSSMMTETQASLKSTTGAAKRLQDVASQMEGVARAYRI; translated from the coding sequence ATGCCTTCTTTCAAACTGCCGTCCCTGACGCTGCGTGGGCGGCTGCTGCTGTACATGACCCTGGTGTCGTGCGTGCCGCTGCTGGCACTGACCGGCTTGCAGGACAAGCTGATGCGCCAGCAGACGGAGGCGCAGATCCACACCTCCCTGCGCATGGAGGCGGAGGGGTTCAAGGACCTGCTGGAGTCCACCCTGGCGGAGCGCGAGGCGAGCGCCCACAGCTGGGCGGAGGACCCCGTCCTGCGCCAGGCGCTGCGCACGAAGGACCCCGCCGCGAGCGACGCGATGCTGTCGCTGCTGCAGCGGCGCTACCTCACCCTCAACGGCATCGTGCTCTTCAGCGACGACGGCGCGGCGGTGTCCGCCAGCACGCCTGCGCTGCGCGAGGCGTACGCCGGGAGCGCGGAGGCGGTGCGCAAGGCGCCGTGGTTCCAGAAGGCGCAGGCCGGCGCCACCACCGCCGAGGGCGTGGAGGCGGAGGACCCCATCTACAGCGTGCATGTGCTGCCGCTGGCGGTGCCGGTGATGGACGAGCGCGGCCAGCGGCTGGGCGTGCTGCTCGCCGCGTTCGACTGGGGCCAGGTGGGGGAGCTGGTGAAGCCCGCGCTCGCCCGCGCCCAGTTGCGCGGCCACGCCAGCTTCTCGGTGGAGATCCAGGGCGCGGACGGCCGGACGCTGTTCGACACGCGCCCGGGAGAGCACGACGACACGGGCCGCGTGGCGGTGACCGCGGTGAACGGCTCGGAGGTGCGCGACGTGGGGGACGGGTGGAGGTTCATCGCCCAGGTGGACCCCGCGGAGGCCTACGCGCCCCTCAACGGGATGCGCCGGCTGGTGCTGGGGCTGGCCGCCATCTTCGTGGCGGCGGTGGGGCTGGGCTCGTGGGTGCTGGCGCGCGGCATCACCCGGCCGCTGCGCGCGCTGGGTGAGGTGGTCCGCCGCGTGGTGAAGGAGGGCGACCTCACGCAGGAGATGGAGGTGAAGGCGGGGCGGGACGAGGTGGGCGAGCTCACCCAGGCCTTCGCGCAGATGATGAAGAACCTGCGCGAGACGGCCACCAGCCTCCAGGAGGGCACGCACGTCCTCAGCGAGACCGTGGCGGAGCTGAACCTCGCCTCGGAGGTCCAGGAGCGCAACGTGGCCCGCCAGGCCGCCGCGCTCCAGGAGACGCAGGTGACGGCGCAGGAGATCAAGCAGACGTCGCTCCTGGCCGCGGAGAAGGCGGAGACGGTGCTGGGCGTGGCGTCGCGCGCGGAGGAGGTGGGCCGCGCGGGCGAGGTCGCCATCCGCGACAGCCTGGACGGCTTCCAGGGGCTGCACGAGCAGTCCGGGGAGATGGCCATGCGCATCGTGCAGCTCAACGAGCGCACGCAGCAGATTGGCGGCATCACCCAGACGGTGAAGGACCTGGCGGACCAGTCCAACATGCTCGCGCTCAACGCGGCCATCGAAGCCGTGCGTTCGGGCGAGCACGGCAAGGGCTTCAGCGTGGTGGCGCGTGAAATCCGCAACCTGGCGGACCAGTCCATCCAGGCCACGGAGAAGGTGCGCGACATCCTGGGGGACCTGGGCCACGCCATCATCTCCACGGCGAAGATGACGGAGCAGAGCCACTCCAGCGTCGCGGAGGGCCTGGAGCAGGTGCGCACCAGCGGCGAGCACCTGAAGGAGCTGGCCACCATCGTCCAGGACAACGCCGCGGCGGCGCGGCAGATCGCCGGGGCGGTGAACCAGCAGAACGCGGGCATCGCGCAGATCTTCAGCGCGGTCACGGACCTGTCCTCCATGATGACGGAGACGCAGGCCAGCCTGAAGTCCACCACCGGCGCGGCGAAGCGGCTGCAGGACGTCGCCAGCCAGATGGAAGGCGTCGCGCGCGCCTACCGCATCTGA